The Dehalogenimonas sp. 4OHTPN genome window below encodes:
- a CDS encoding GNAT family N-acetyltransferase, whose product MPEPPVLPYALEGLMPLKPELVHPASITCARAFANDPTTDYLIPDADKRSNLRFAEEYYLKLSLIAGGGTFVTSGKCEGLAMWIDSERKDNFFNHIRAGFPFLPLRCGWRHLFREAALDLHFSRLRKELVPTRHLYLAVLAVDPEYHGLGFASKLMRPMLGHLDDRQLPAYLETQTSRNVEMYRRWGFELLREEPMPDSDLKLYLMSRQPSRTE is encoded by the coding sequence ATGCCCGAACCACCAGTGCTGCCTTACGCTTTAGAGGGATTGATGCCGCTGAAACCTGAACTGGTGCACCCTGCGTCAATCACCTGCGCGCGGGCTTTTGCCAATGACCCGACTACCGATTACCTAATTCCCGATGCGGACAAGCGATCAAACCTGCGGTTCGCCGAGGAATACTATTTGAAGCTTTCACTGATTGCCGGCGGCGGCACCTTCGTCACCTCGGGGAAATGCGAAGGTCTGGCGATGTGGATTGATTCTGAGCGAAAAGATAACTTTTTCAACCACATTCGCGCTGGTTTCCCGTTTCTACCGCTGCGCTGCGGCTGGCGGCACCTGTTCCGTGAAGCGGCTTTGGACCTGCACTTCAGTCGCCTGCGGAAGGAACTGGTTCCGACACGCCACCTGTACCTGGCGGTCCTGGCAGTAGATCCCGAATATCACGGGCTGGGTTTCGCATCCAAGTTGATGCGGCCGATGCTGGGTCACCTCGACGATCGTCAATTACCGGCCTACCTGGAAACCCAAACTTCCCGTAACGTAGAAATGTATCGGAGATGGGGTTTCGAACTGCTACGGGAAGAACCGATGCCGGATTCAGATCTCAAGTTATACTTGATGTCACGGCAGCCGAGTCGAACTGAGTAG
- the dapA gene encoding 4-hydroxy-tetrahydrodipicolinate synthase, which yields MKELGRLITAMVTPFKADGSIDFDQTKKLAKALVASGSDGIVVAGTTGESPTVTWEEEHALFKAVKEAVGDGARIIAGTGSNSTAEAVENTIKAEKLGVDAALLVVPYYNKPTQEGLYRHFKAVADATTMPIILYNVPSRTITSLSAETTVRLSKIPNIVGTKEASGNLGEIARIIDETQKMRPDFTVWSGNDSDTLPMMAIGAHGVISVASHLVGLQIKQMMESFAAGKLDEAAALHRHLTPIFNNLFVVANPIPVKYALNYIGFRVGAPRLPLVEPDEKTAAFIRDTLKGYHIDLPLN from the coding sequence ATGAAAGAACTTGGGCGCCTGATAACCGCAATGGTGACGCCGTTCAAGGCTGACGGCAGCATTGATTTCGACCAGACAAAGAAGCTGGCCAAGGCGCTGGTTGCCTCCGGCAGCGACGGCATTGTTGTCGCTGGAACTACCGGCGAATCACCTACCGTCACCTGGGAGGAAGAGCACGCCCTGTTCAAGGCAGTCAAAGAGGCTGTCGGCGACGGGGCCAGGATCATCGCCGGCACCGGTTCCAATTCCACCGCCGAAGCTGTCGAGAACACGATTAAAGCCGAGAAGCTGGGGGTTGACGCCGCCCTCCTGGTAGTGCCCTATTATAACAAGCCCACTCAGGAGGGATTGTACCGCCATTTCAAGGCGGTGGCTGACGCTACCACCATGCCCATCATCCTTTACAATGTGCCCTCACGCACCATCACCTCGTTATCTGCCGAAACAACGGTGCGGTTGTCAAAAATCCCCAATATCGTCGGCACCAAAGAGGCTTCCGGCAACCTGGGCGAGATCGCCCGTATCATCGATGAAACCCAGAAGATGAGGCCTGATTTCACCGTTTGGAGCGGCAATGACTCCGACACCTTGCCAATGATGGCCATAGGCGCTCACGGCGTCATATCGGTGGCCTCTCACCTTGTCGGGCTGCAGATCAAGCAGATGATGGAGAGTTTCGCCGCCGGCAAACTTGATGAAGCGGCGGCGCTGCACCGCCACTTGACGCCCATCTTCAACAACCTGTTTGTGGTAGCCAACCCAATTCCGGTCAAATATGCCCTGAACTATATTGGCTTCCGCGTCGGGGCACCGAGACTGCCGCTGGTCGAACCGGACGAGAAGACGGCAGCGTTTATCCGGGATACGCTCAAGGGCTATCACATCGACCTGCCATTGAATTGA
- a CDS encoding aspartate-semialdehyde dehydrogenase — MNGLRVAIVGATGLVGQEFIKVLTQRNFPIKSIKLLASDRSAGKRLQFRGEEFEVKETSPDSFNDVDLALFSAGADISRHFSPIAAGKGVVVIDNSAAFRYENDVPLVVPEVNIEDAKNHKGIIANPNCSTIQMVTALYPLHKVNPIKRIIVSTYQAVSGTGSAAMEVLTAQAKTVLAGDPVTPHVYPHQIAFNLIPEIDVFFDTGYTKEEWKMLVETRKIMHAPGIAVSATCVRVPVYIGHSEAVNVEFERPFPPTEARAILVQAPGVRVLDDPTVNLYPHPWMAAGTDETFVGRIREDSSHPGGLVMWIVADNVRKGAALNAVQIAEEMVKRGWLGE; from the coding sequence GTGAATGGTTTAAGAGTCGCTATCGTCGGCGCTACGGGCTTGGTTGGCCAGGAATTCATCAAGGTACTGACCCAGCGCAACTTCCCGATCAAATCGATCAAACTGTTGGCCTCAGACCGCAGCGCCGGCAAGAGGCTGCAGTTCAGAGGCGAGGAGTTTGAGGTCAAAGAGACTTCCCCCGACAGCTTCAACGACGTCGATTTGGCGCTCTTTTCAGCCGGGGCTGACATCTCCCGGCATTTTTCACCGATCGCGGCTGGTAAAGGTGTGGTGGTCATCGACAATTCCGCCGCTTTCCGCTATGAAAACGACGTGCCGCTGGTGGTCCCTGAGGTCAATATCGAGGATGCCAAGAACCATAAGGGCATTATTGCCAATCCTAACTGCTCCACGATCCAAATGGTAACCGCGCTGTATCCTCTGCATAAGGTCAATCCCATCAAACGGATTATTGTCTCGACTTACCAGGCGGTGTCCGGCACCGGTAGTGCCGCCATGGAGGTGCTGACAGCCCAGGCCAAAACGGTATTGGCCGGCGACCCGGTGACACCGCATGTATATCCTCACCAGATTGCCTTCAACCTGATACCTGAAATCGACGTCTTTTTTGATACCGGCTATACTAAAGAAGAGTGGAAAATGCTGGTAGAAACCCGCAAAATAATGCATGCACCGGGCATTGCTGTCTCCGCCACCTGCGTCCGGGTGCCGGTGTATATCGGCCATTCCGAGGCGGTTAACGTTGAGTTCGAGCGGCCATTCCCCCCGACCGAAGCCCGTGCCATACTTGTCCAGGCCCCCGGGGTGCGGGTCCTTGATGACCCCACCGTAAATCTCTACCCCCACCCGTGGATGGCCGCCGGCACTGATGAAACTTTTGTAGGGCGCATACGGGAGGACTCATCGCATCCCGGCGGGTTGGTGATGTGGATTGTAGCCGACAACGTCCGTAAAGGGGCGGCGCTGAACGCTGTCCAAATTGCCGAGGAGATGGTCAAGCGAGGTTGGCTGGGAGAATAG
- the dapB gene encoding 4-hydroxy-tetrahydrodipicolinate reductase produces MSVKVAVQGALGQMGQQVIKAVAEAKDLELSGGCDAKATEGFLSINGNTIFLSSNLETCLDKTKPDVIVDFSLASAVPQTAETAARAGVSLVIGTTGLSPQVLARLEELTHEYNIGIMVAPNFALGAVVMMELARTASKYLDWAEIIELHHEKKADAPSGTAIATARMMQAARDVPFESPKDEADYKSRGEEFYGVPIHSIRLPGLVAHQEVIFGALGQTLSIRHDSISRESFMPGVLLAVREIAKRRGQFIFGLNKLLGF; encoded by the coding sequence ATGAGCGTTAAAGTTGCCGTTCAGGGCGCCTTAGGTCAGATGGGCCAGCAGGTAATCAAGGCGGTTGCCGAAGCCAAAGATTTAGAACTGTCCGGCGGTTGCGATGCCAAGGCGACCGAAGGTTTTCTATCCATAAACGGCAACACGATATTTCTCAGTTCGAATCTTGAAACGTGCTTAGACAAGACTAAACCGGACGTCATCGTCGATTTCAGCCTGGCTTCAGCGGTGCCGCAGACGGCGGAGACAGCGGCGCGGGCTGGAGTTTCCCTGGTGATTGGTACTACCGGTCTCAGTCCGCAGGTGTTGGCGCGGCTCGAGGAGCTGACCCATGAGTACAACATCGGTATCATGGTCGCCCCTAATTTCGCTCTTGGCGCGGTGGTGATGATGGAGTTGGCGCGCACGGCATCCAAATACCTCGATTGGGCAGAAATCATTGAACTGCACCATGAGAAGAAGGCTGACGCGCCCTCCGGCACGGCGATAGCCACGGCGCGGATGATGCAGGCGGCCCGGGATGTGCCTTTCGAGTCACCGAAAGACGAGGCCGATTATAAAAGCCGCGGCGAGGAATTTTACGGCGTGCCCATCCACAGCATTCGGCTGCCCGGATTGGTGGCCCACCAGGAAGTCATTTTCGGCGCCCTTGGCCAGACATTGTCAATCCGCCACGATTCGATAAGCCGGGAAAGCTTCATGCCCGGCGTGCTGTTGGCGGTACGCGAAATAGCTAAACGCCGCGGTCAGTTCATCTTCGGGCTCAACAAACTGCTGGGTTTTTAG
- a CDS encoding polyribonucleotide nucleotidyltransferase: protein MASIRTFERTIGGRKLVIEHGKLAWQANGAVTLRYGDTQILATAVIAKEARPGVDFLPLTIDVEERMYAAGKIPGGFIRREGRPTEAATLASRLADRPIRPLLPKHWRREIQVIVTVFAADQENDPDVLGVIGASCALGISEMPFEGPVSAVHVGYINGEFVINPTFSQMPESKLDVVVASTKKAVTMLEAGAHEADEALMMEAIKFGHAANQEIIALQEEVIAAVGKVKWHVDPPAVDEGLWAKVAAAIDHKLPAAFFQADKTQRAANLDVILQELMDGLAGEYDTGAVMAAYDKKIRKLVRSSILDKGERVSGRGINEIRELSAEVGILPRVHGSALFSRGMTQILNITTLGSLQMEQKLDNISPELSKRYIHHYNFPPYSTGEVKRVGGTGRREIGHGALAERALLPVIPSEAEFPYAIRLVSEAVSSNGSTSMASTCASSLSLMDAGVPIKRAVAGISIGLVTEDDNIDKFVTLTDIEGLEDNYGDMDFKVAGTRDGITAIQLDIKLKGISFAIIEQTLKQAKDARGIILEVMDKAISRNRAELSPYAPRMYKLKIDPGKIGTVIGPGGRVIRGIIEETKTTIDIEDDGTVIIGATDADSANRAIAIIEGMTKDIEPGTVYTGKVTRIMSFGAFVEILPGKEGMVHISELANRRVDRVEDVVKIGDMIQVKVTEIDSQGRINLSRRALLAPPTPEEAEEMRNAPQSGGFRRSGPGAPMDRGGRPPFRR, encoded by the coding sequence TTGGCATCGATACGCACATTTGAACGCACAATCGGCGGGCGAAAGCTTGTCATCGAACACGGTAAACTCGCCTGGCAGGCCAACGGCGCCGTCACTCTGCGCTACGGCGATACACAGATTTTAGCCACCGCGGTTATCGCTAAAGAGGCTCGGCCGGGGGTGGATTTTCTGCCTTTGACCATTGATGTCGAGGAGAGGATGTATGCCGCAGGTAAGATCCCCGGGGGGTTCATCCGCCGCGAGGGACGACCCACCGAAGCGGCAACTTTAGCCTCTCGTCTGGCTGACCGGCCGATCCGCCCCTTGTTGCCAAAACACTGGCGCCGAGAGATCCAGGTCATTGTAACTGTTTTTGCTGCTGATCAGGAGAACGACCCGGATGTTCTGGGGGTTATCGGCGCGTCGTGCGCCCTAGGCATCTCCGAGATGCCTTTCGAGGGACCGGTTTCGGCGGTTCACGTCGGTTATATCAACGGCGAGTTCGTCATCAACCCGACTTTCTCTCAGATGCCCGAAAGCAAGTTGGACGTAGTGGTCGCCAGCACCAAAAAGGCGGTGACCATGCTGGAAGCCGGAGCCCACGAGGCCGACGAGGCCCTGATGATGGAGGCTATCAAATTCGGCCACGCCGCCAACCAGGAGATTATCGCTTTACAGGAAGAGGTTATCGCCGCCGTCGGCAAGGTCAAATGGCACGTCGACCCGCCGGCCGTAGACGAAGGGTTGTGGGCCAAGGTGGCGGCGGCCATTGACCACAAGCTGCCCGCCGCCTTCTTTCAGGCCGACAAGACCCAGCGTGCCGCCAATCTTGATGTTATCCTCCAGGAACTCATGGATGGCCTGGCTGGTGAATATGATACCGGCGCCGTCATGGCCGCGTATGATAAGAAGATCCGAAAGCTGGTCCGCTCCAGCATACTTGATAAAGGCGAGCGTGTTTCCGGCCGCGGCATCAACGAAATCCGCGAACTCTCCGCCGAGGTCGGTATCCTGCCCAGGGTCCACGGGTCCGCACTGTTTTCCCGTGGCATGACCCAGATACTGAATATCACCACCCTGGGATCGCTGCAGATGGAGCAGAAGCTTGACAACATTTCTCCCGAGTTGTCGAAACGATATATCCACCATTACAACTTCCCGCCTTATTCCACCGGCGAGGTCAAGCGTGTCGGCGGTACCGGCCGGCGCGAGATTGGACACGGCGCGTTGGCGGAACGGGCGCTTCTGCCGGTAATCCCCAGTGAAGCCGAATTCCCCTACGCCATCCGGCTGGTCTCCGAAGCTGTGTCATCTAACGGCTCCACCTCCATGGCTTCCACCTGCGCCTCGAGCCTGTCGCTGATGGACGCCGGCGTGCCCATTAAGAGAGCGGTGGCCGGCATCAGCATCGGCTTGGTAACTGAAGATGACAACATCGACAAGTTTGTCACCCTGACCGACATCGAAGGTTTGGAAGACAATTACGGCGATATGGACTTCAAGGTGGCCGGTACCCGCGACGGCATCACCGCCATCCAGCTGGATATCAAACTCAAAGGCATCAGCTTCGCCATCATCGAGCAGACGTTGAAGCAGGCCAAAGACGCCCGGGGCATCATCCTTGAGGTGATGGACAAGGCCATTTCCCGCAACCGAGCCGAGCTTTCTCCTTACGCACCGCGGATGTACAAGCTGAAGATCGACCCGGGCAAGATCGGCACCGTTATCGGTCCCGGCGGCCGGGTTATCCGTGGCATCATCGAGGAAACCAAGACAACCATAGATATCGAAGACGACGGTACAGTGATCATAGGCGCCACCGACGCCGATTCGGCCAACCGGGCGATTGCCATCATCGAGGGCATGACCAAGGATATCGAACCCGGTACCGTTTATACCGGCAAAGTGACACGCATCATGAGTTTCGGGGCCTTTGTGGAGATACTGCCCGGCAAAGAAGGTATGGTTCATATCTCTGAGCTGGCCAACCGCCGCGTCGACCGCGTCGAAGATGTCGTCAAGATCGGCGACATGATACAGGTCAAGGTGACTGAAATTGACTCACAGGGACGCATCAATCTTTCCCGTCGCGCCCTGCTGGCGCCGCCGACGCCCGAAGAAGCCGAGGAAATGCGAAATGCGCCTCAATCCGGCGGCTTCCGGCGCTCTGGTCCTGGCGCGCCGATGGATCGCGGTGGCCGGCCGCCCTTCAGGCGGTAG
- the rpsO gene encoding 30S ribosomal protein S15 produces MEKQDKINVIDAFKRHAKDTGSAEVQVAILSARINQLTTHLAANKQDAHTKRNLLRLVGQRRRMLAYLRREDATRYQDLIAKIGLRK; encoded by the coding sequence TTGGAAAAACAGGACAAGATCAACGTCATCGATGCCTTCAAGCGGCATGCCAAGGACACCGGTTCCGCCGAAGTCCAGGTGGCCATCCTTTCCGCCCGGATCAACCAATTGACCACTCACCTGGCTGCCAACAAGCAAGACGCCCATACCAAACGCAACTTGCTGCGGCTGGTCGGCCAGCGCCGCCGGATGCTGGCTTATCTGCGGCGCGAGGACGCGACCCGATACCAGGACCTTATTGCCAAGATCGGTCTGCGCAAGTAA
- a CDS encoding DUF503 domain-containing protein — protein sequence MNIGVLQFSIRLPESHSLKEKRQVVKSLVAQLHNRFNVSAAEVEDQDLWQTAVVGVACISNDKKHTNEVLSKALVFATTYDIELLESNIEIIDY from the coding sequence ATGAATATCGGCGTTCTGCAGTTCAGTATTCGGCTCCCGGAGAGCCACTCCCTCAAGGAGAAGCGCCAGGTTGTCAAGTCGCTTGTGGCCCAGCTCCACAATCGCTTCAACGTCTCGGCCGCGGAGGTGGAAGACCAGGACCTGTGGCAGACGGCTGTCGTCGGCGTCGCCTGTATCAGTAACGACAAGAAGCACACCAACGAGGTGCTATCCAAAGCCTTGGTCTTCGCCACTACCTACGACATCGAGCTTCTCGAGTCCAACATCGAGATCATCGACTACTGA
- a CDS encoding DEAD/DEAH box helicase, whose amino-acid sequence MDVREFVDYLHARSEMAGQIAHLEEIPPRGAVYADPEQPLDSRLEGCLRAKGLWPLYSHQAQAVDAARRGENVFIATPAASGKTLGYYIPVMQTLLSDDAATALYLSPTKALAQDQKKHIDDLFAPEAIVRSDFATFDGDTPASDRTAIRAKARLILSNPDMLHVGILPNHQSWRRFLANLKYVIIDEAHLYRGVFGSHVGLLLRRLRRVCLRYGATPQFLMASATIGNPLKFASLLTGLEFSVVDADGSPYGGKDFIFWNPPLISPNQSTRRSASAEATSLLAELIAHGIRTLAFARSRRLAEVIFVHARERLLKTAPEKAALIKPYRAGYLAEDRRLIEKELFAGRLEGAVTTSALELGVDIGSLDATLVTGYPGSSASVWQQAGRSGRRRQRSLSVLVARNDPLDQYFMRHPDLFFGGLPEYALLNPDNPYISSAHLLCAAWEMPLSTREAELFGPLFRKNLDSLVRRGLLKERLGRYYPTADISYPAGAISLRGVGGQEYTVIDGGSGALLEVLDSATAMFQLFPGAIYLHQGESYIVRSLDLDTRIVRAEATDGTYYTEVKDITELEVKRIHRSVFIRGAAVYLGEVEVSVTVIGFKRKAQYTEEVLGEEPLSLPPQRFETVAVWYEVPDSLAVSIHGDLDLAGALHAVEHAAIGILPLYALCDRNDIGGLSTPLHPDTGAATVFVYDAHAGGVGIAEKGFDIMVQWWEATLRAIEECPCESGCPACIQSPKCGSNNEPLDKAGATALLNGLLGVTLSGQ is encoded by the coding sequence ATGGACGTTCGGGAGTTCGTTGATTATCTTCATGCCCGGTCGGAAATGGCCGGCCAGATCGCGCATCTTGAGGAAATCCCGCCGAGAGGGGCGGTCTATGCGGATCCCGAACAGCCGCTGGATTCCCGCCTGGAGGGCTGCCTCAGGGCAAAGGGCTTATGGCCGCTCTATAGCCACCAGGCTCAGGCGGTTGACGCCGCCCGGCGCGGCGAGAATGTCTTTATCGCTACACCGGCTGCCTCAGGCAAGACCTTGGGTTATTACATCCCGGTCATGCAAACCTTGCTGTCAGACGACGCTGCCACCGCCCTGTACCTGTCGCCGACCAAAGCCTTGGCCCAGGACCAGAAGAAACATATCGACGACCTGTTCGCCCCGGAAGCCATTGTCCGGAGTGATTTTGCTACCTTTGATGGCGATACGCCGGCAAGCGATCGGACAGCCATACGTGCCAAGGCCAGATTGATCCTTTCCAATCCGGACATGCTTCACGTCGGTATCCTGCCCAATCACCAGAGCTGGCGGCGTTTCCTGGCTAACCTTAAGTACGTCATCATCGATGAAGCCCATTTGTACCGGGGCGTCTTTGGCTCTCACGTGGGGCTCTTGTTGCGGCGACTGCGGCGCGTCTGCCTCCGTTACGGCGCAACCCCCCAGTTCCTGATGGCATCAGCGACGATAGGCAACCCCTTGAAGTTTGCTTCCCTCCTGACAGGGCTCGAATTTTCAGTTGTCGATGCTGACGGCTCGCCTTACGGGGGCAAGGATTTCATCTTCTGGAATCCGCCGCTGATCAGCCCGAACCAATCTACTCGCCGAAGCGCCTCGGCGGAGGCCACTTCTCTCCTTGCCGAACTCATCGCTCATGGGATCAGAACGCTGGCGTTCGCGCGCTCCCGGCGTTTGGCTGAGGTCATCTTCGTTCATGCCCGGGAGCGTCTCTTGAAAACAGCACCCGAAAAAGCGGCGCTTATCAAGCCATACCGAGCAGGCTATCTGGCAGAAGATCGCCGCCTTATTGAGAAAGAGTTGTTCGCGGGAAGACTGGAAGGAGCCGTGACTACATCGGCGCTGGAACTTGGCGTCGACATCGGTTCCCTGGATGCCACTTTAGTAACCGGTTATCCGGGATCATCCGCCAGCGTTTGGCAGCAGGCTGGCCGAAGCGGCCGGCGGCGGCAAAGGTCGTTGTCGGTACTGGTGGCCCGCAATGACCCGTTGGATCAATATTTCATGCGCCACCCGGACTTATTCTTTGGAGGGCTGCCTGAATATGCCCTGCTCAATCCCGATAATCCATATATTTCAAGCGCCCACTTGCTTTGTGCTGCATGGGAGATGCCGCTTTCAACCAGGGAAGCCGAGTTGTTCGGGCCACTTTTCAGAAAGAATCTGGATTCGCTGGTTCGCCGCGGGCTGTTGAAGGAGCGCCTCGGTCGTTATTATCCCACGGCAGATATATCTTATCCGGCCGGGGCGATCAGCCTAAGGGGCGTCGGCGGCCAGGAGTACACTGTCATAGATGGCGGTAGCGGCGCCCTGCTGGAGGTGCTGGACTCTGCCACCGCTATGTTCCAGTTGTTTCCCGGCGCCATCTACCTTCATCAGGGCGAAAGCTACATTGTCCGCTCGCTCGACCTCGACACCCGCATCGTCCGGGCGGAGGCCACCGACGGCACTTATTACACCGAGGTCAAGGACATCACTGAACTGGAGGTCAAGCGGATCCATCGCTCGGTCTTTATCCGCGGCGCGGCAGTGTACCTGGGCGAGGTGGAGGTCTCGGTGACCGTCATCGGTTTCAAACGCAAGGCCCAGTACACCGAGGAGGTCTTAGGCGAAGAGCCGCTGTCACTGCCGCCTCAGCGTTTTGAGACGGTGGCTGTCTGGTATGAGGTGCCGGACAGCCTGGCTGTTTCCATTCACGGCGATCTCGACCTTGCCGGGGCGCTGCACGCCGTTGAGCACGCAGCCATAGGCATCTTGCCACTCTACGCCCTGTGTGATCGGAATGACATCGGCGGGCTGTCCACGCCGCTCCACCCGGATACTGGCGCGGCTACCGTCTTTGTCTACGACGCCCACGCCGGCGGTGTCGGCATCGCCGAGAAGGGTTTCGACATCATGGTACAGTGGTGGGAAGCCACCCTTCGGGCTATCGAGGAATGCCCCTGCGAGTCTGGCTGCCCGGCCTGCATTCAGTCGCCCAAGTGCGGCAGCAACAACGAACCTCTTGATAAGGCCGGGGCAACTGCACTTCTGAATGGATTGCTCGGCGTTACCTTATCCGGACAATAG
- a CDS encoding glycerol-3-phosphate acyltransferase, producing the protein MNETLSIVTALITAYLVGSIPLAYLMGRWLKGIDIRQVGTKNMGTMNTFYEVGFWPGMLVLTVDISKGAAAVAVARLLETPQIIEFLAGIVAVMGHVLPVWLRFKGGKGGATCIGVLAFLMPWGIPIYAATFGLILLITRFPTFSYSAAFIIFPIIGWVIYHSIAFIIYPVALLMIPGLQYIMRVKQIGERSTSFKDAVLRKSLRDRR; encoded by the coding sequence ATGAATGAAACATTATCGATCGTAACTGCCCTCATCACTGCGTATCTGGTCGGTAGCATTCCCCTGGCTTACCTCATGGGACGCTGGCTGAAAGGGATTGATATCCGGCAGGTCGGCACCAAAAACATGGGTACGATGAACACTTTTTATGAAGTGGGATTTTGGCCCGGTATGCTCGTTCTAACTGTAGATATTTCCAAGGGGGCTGCAGCGGTAGCCGTTGCCCGGTTGCTCGAAACACCTCAAATTATCGAATTCCTGGCCGGGATAGTGGCGGTAATGGGCCACGTTCTCCCGGTCTGGCTAAGATTCAAAGGGGGCAAAGGTGGTGCGACCTGCATAGGAGTTCTGGCGTTCCTGATGCCATGGGGTATACCCATCTATGCCGCGACTTTCGGCTTGATACTCCTAATAACCCGTTTCCCAACTTTCAGCTATAGCGCCGCTTTCATCATCTTTCCCATTATCGGCTGGGTGATATACCACTCGATCGCGTTTATTATCTACCCAGTTGCGCTGCTGATGATACCGGGCTTGCAGTATATCATGAGAGTCAAGCAAATCGGCGAGCGCTCCACCAGCTTCAAAGACGCCGTGTTACGGAAAAGTTTGCGGGACAGACGCTAG
- the recJ gene encoding single-stranded-DNA-specific exonuclease RecJ → MRGARWQVAPADIPTGLTGKYPALMAQILGNRGLRTAEEAELFLSGDTRLSYDPMLLPDIQPAMARIYRAVLSGEKVAVYGDFDTDGITATALMVTGLRRLGADVVPYIPHRLTEGYGLKTEALRKLASDGISLVISVDCGVTAVSEVAAARGFGLDIIVTDHHLPLPDLPPAVAVIDPRRSDSAYPFQELAGVGVAFKLIEALFSGTARPLPKEHFLELAAIGTVADIMPLTGENRYLVKEGLKHLNDHPSPGLLEIVALSRLKPGQLDAESISWTVAPRLNAAGRLEHAMVGYNLLMAATAGEAAALASALENSNAERQRLTAKYVARAREQVLSGPISPLLFVEDEECPPGILGLVAGRLTDEFYRPSIVIRREESVSTASCRSIPGFNITKAIDRCGHLLCHYGGHAQAAGFSLKTADLPEMSSLISDITARELASLDLQPVLSIDAEARFHELGGGLYEMLSQLAPFGEGNRPPLFVSRCVTVLDYRLMGTAEEHMKLRLTQGNSVWEAVAFRQATSLKKFLPGPLDVVYNLELDRYNGRATLRMNIVDFAPSV, encoded by the coding sequence ATGCGCGGCGCCCGCTGGCAGGTAGCCCCGGCGGACATACCTACCGGGCTGACCGGAAAATACCCGGCGCTCATGGCTCAAATCCTGGGTAACCGAGGACTGCGTACAGCAGAAGAAGCCGAGCTTTTCCTGTCCGGGGACACCCGGCTATCGTATGACCCGATGCTACTACCGGACATCCAACCGGCGATGGCCCGCATATACCGGGCGGTCCTTTCCGGTGAGAAAGTCGCCGTCTACGGCGACTTCGACACCGACGGGATCACGGCTACCGCACTCATGGTCACTGGCCTCCGCCGCCTGGGAGCGGATGTTGTGCCCTACATCCCACACCGCCTGACAGAAGGTTACGGCCTCAAGACCGAAGCGTTAAGGAAACTGGCCTCCGATGGCATATCACTGGTGATTTCCGTGGACTGCGGCGTCACAGCTGTGTCCGAGGTGGCCGCCGCCCGCGGTTTCGGACTAGACATCATCGTCACCGACCATCATCTGCCGCTCCCTGACCTTCCGCCAGCGGTGGCAGTGATCGATCCCCGCCGTTCTGATTCCGCCTATCCCTTCCAGGAACTGGCAGGAGTCGGCGTCGCCTTCAAACTAATCGAGGCGCTTTTTTCCGGAACCGCCCGCCCGCTGCCCAAGGAACATTTTCTGGAACTTGCGGCCATCGGCACGGTGGCCGACATTATGCCCCTTACCGGCGAGAACCGCTACCTGGTCAAAGAGGGATTGAAGCATCTGAACGATCACCCGTCTCCGGGACTTCTTGAGATCGTGGCCTTGTCGCGTCTGAAGCCCGGCCAGCTCGACGCCGAAAGCATCTCCTGGACGGTGGCGCCGCGTCTTAACGCCGCCGGACGGCTGGAGCATGCTATGGTTGGCTATAACTTGCTCATGGCCGCCACCGCCGGCGAGGCAGCGGCACTGGCATCAGCGTTGGAAAACAGCAACGCAGAGCGCCAGCGCTTGACGGCAAAATATGTCGCCCGGGCCCGCGAGCAGGTACTGTCCGGGCCAATATCACCGCTGCTCTTCGTTGAGGACGAGGAGTGCCCACCCGGTATACTCGGGCTGGTGGCCGGGCGTCTGACAGACGAGTTCTACCGCCCCTCGATCGTCATCCGCCGGGAGGAAAGCGTCTCCACCGCTTCATGCCGCTCCATCCCGGGCTTCAACATTACGAAGGCAATTGACCGCTGTGGCCACCTGCTGTGCCACTATGGGGGCCACGCCCAAGCAGCCGGCTTTAGCCTTAAAACAGCCGACCTGCCAGAGATGTCGTCGCTTATCTCCGATATCACCGCTCGCGAACTAGCCTCGCTTGACCTCCAACCGGTACTGTCGATCGATGCAGAGGCACGCTTCCACGAACTTGGTGGCGGTCTTTACGAAATGCTAAGCCAGCTTGCCCCATTTGGCGAAGGCAACCGACCTCCCCTTTTCGTCAGCCGTTGCGTCACAGTGTTGGATTACCGACTAATGGGTACAGCTGAAGAACATATGAAACTTCGGTTGACGCAGGGCAATTCGGTTTGGGAAGCTGTCGCTTTCCGTCAAGCGACCAGCCTTAAAAAATTTCTCCCCGGTCCGCTGGATGTAGTGTATAATCTTGAACTGGACCGGTACAACGGGCGAGCGACTCTTCGAATGAACATAGTTGACTTTGCCCCATCAGTCTGA